Proteins from a genomic interval of Verrucomicrobiales bacterium:
- the pilM gene encoding pilus assembly protein PilM → MGLPQPTQRSKRTDQILAVDLGGCQTKALHLQRKGQSWTLVNLVTLDPPPAEKARAAETLGEHFKAVLSALGNPRVKHLTVALGVEEAILKQIELPMMGLEDVRQLLKMNSKTYLQQELTDHIFDCVYLPPRANAALPSSEPGAKPTSAAQQKFKVLVSGAPRKVIEAIQGGAKIAGLIPESIVPSLIAPANAFECVEPDAFNKEVVGLVDIGFKHSTIVILDAGEVVLNRVVSLGGERLTLGLAEAMGISPSEAEGIKIGMPTEIQQTLDSVINPLGRELRASLDFFEHQHDRPITQVFISGGSAKNDIIIQALQNELMVPCRSWNPIRFLQVAVPEGKTAEVEEMSPQLCVAVGASVASF, encoded by the coding sequence ATGGGTTTGCCTCAGCCAACTCAACGTTCGAAACGCACCGACCAAATACTGGCCGTGGATCTGGGAGGATGCCAGACCAAAGCGCTCCACCTTCAGCGCAAGGGCCAGTCTTGGACCTTGGTCAACCTCGTCACTCTGGATCCGCCTCCAGCGGAGAAAGCGAGAGCCGCCGAAACTCTCGGCGAACACTTCAAGGCCGTCCTCTCGGCCTTGGGGAATCCCCGGGTCAAGCACCTGACAGTAGCCCTTGGCGTCGAGGAAGCCATCCTGAAGCAGATCGAATTGCCGATGATGGGGCTCGAAGATGTCCGGCAGCTCCTGAAGATGAACTCCAAAACCTATCTTCAGCAGGAGCTCACGGACCACATCTTCGATTGCGTATACCTCCCCCCCAGGGCCAACGCGGCACTGCCCTCCAGCGAGCCGGGAGCCAAGCCCACCTCCGCCGCTCAACAGAAATTTAAAGTCCTCGTCAGTGGGGCACCGCGTAAGGTGATCGAGGCGATCCAAGGCGGTGCCAAGATCGCCGGGCTCATCCCGGAAAGCATTGTTCCAAGTCTGATCGCCCCCGCAAACGCGTTCGAATGTGTCGAGCCAGACGCCTTCAACAAGGAAGTCGTGGGCTTGGTGGACATCGGGTTCAAGCACTCGACCATCGTCATTCTCGACGCCGGAGAGGTCGTCCTCAATCGAGTGGTCAGCCTCGGCGGTGAACGCCTCACCCTCGGGCTCGCAGAAGCCATGGGCATCTCCCCGAGCGAAGCCGAGGGCATCAAGATCGGAATGCCGACCGAGATCCAGCAAACCCTGGACAGCGTGATCAACCCGCTGGGACGCGAACTAAGAGCGTCCCTTGACTTCTTCGAACATCAGCACGACCGCCCAATCACCCAGGTGTTCATCTCCGGAGGCTCCGCCAAAAATGACATCATCATTCAGGCCCTCCAAAACGAATTGATGGTCCCCTGCCGCAGCTGGAACCCCATCCGTTTTCTCCAGGTGGCGGTCCCCGAGGGAAAGACAGCCGAGGTCGAAGAAATGAGTCCGCAACTCTGTGTCGCCGTGGGGGCATCCGTCGCCTCCTTCTAA
- a CDS encoding PEP-CTERM sorting domain-containing protein produces MKKLLFSLPLIALTTLGAQAQGYLLFANVTQDLSVEKRISDLYTGDYLTSDYQAQLFVGPNGSLASVLAAVDVPVLFLDSPPESQGDFLGNELAINGYNPGDTITLEVRVWPTIYATWEQGYAAALNNSNIHVGRSGVFNLVLGSNGAGTEMAPSMPLFVVEIVPEPSSVALGALGLATMFLRRRKA; encoded by the coding sequence ATGAAAAAGTTGTTATTCTCCCTGCCCCTCATCGCGCTGACAACTCTCGGGGCTCAAGCCCAAGGGTACCTGTTATTCGCGAATGTCACCCAAGATCTGAGCGTCGAGAAGCGGATCTCAGATCTTTACACCGGCGACTATCTCACCTCCGATTATCAAGCTCAGTTGTTTGTGGGTCCAAACGGATCCCTGGCCTCGGTGCTGGCGGCGGTGGACGTTCCGGTTCTGTTCCTGGATTCGCCGCCGGAGTCGCAAGGCGACTTCCTCGGAAATGAACTGGCGATCAACGGCTATAATCCAGGGGACACCATCACGTTGGAAGTCCGGGTCTGGCCCACGATCTATGCGACCTGGGAACAAGGCTATGCCGCAGCCCTGAACAATTCCAACATCCATGTCGGACGTTCAGGGGTCTTCAACCTGGTGCTCGGCAGCAACGGAGCCGGCACTGAGATGGCTCCCAGCATGCCGCTGTTCGTGGTGGAGATCGTGCCGGAGCCTAGCAGCGTCGCTTTGGGAGCTCTCGGCCTCGCAACGATGTTCCTGCGACGCCGCAAGGCTTGA
- a CDS encoding DUF721 domain-containing protein, with protein sequence MIRRPFSYAPAKGGPRVNSREKVLAQWRGLNVTPIEKAQRVTARSLAELMPRVLKDIRIEQRQAEAEVVKVWNATVDPNVAAHAQPINLHKGTLFVGVDSNVWLSEIVRYRRQEILKRMQNAFGADNIQKISFRIGA encoded by the coding sequence ATGATCAGGCGGCCGTTCTCATATGCTCCTGCCAAGGGAGGGCCGCGGGTCAATTCTCGCGAGAAAGTCCTCGCTCAATGGCGAGGGCTGAACGTGACTCCGATTGAGAAAGCTCAGCGGGTCACCGCGCGTTCACTGGCCGAGTTGATGCCCCGGGTGCTCAAGGATATTCGTATCGAGCAGCGCCAGGCCGAGGCTGAAGTCGTTAAGGTGTGGAATGCCACCGTCGACCCCAATGTGGCCGCACATGCGCAGCCGATCAATCTCCACAAAGGGACCTTGTTTGTGGGGGTGGATAGCAATGTCTGGCTTTCGGAAATCGTGCGTTACCGCCGCCAGGAAATTCTCAAGCGCATGCAGAACGCCTTCGGCGCGGACAACATTCAGAAAATTAGCTTTCGGATCGGGGCTTGA
- a CDS encoding beta-galactosidase: MYFGVDYYPEHWVYPHAGTSEHPESRWHQDVAMMLEAGVNVVRMGEFAWGLYEPEEGKFDFAWMHRMMDILGEAGIKVVLGTPTAAPPLWMARNYPQILPIDSSGLRLHEGTRRAVCLNSDIFRDRSQRIVRELAKALGHHSQLIAWQVDNGLGGHGTEFSFNEETRHDWIQWLRLKYETIDRLNEMHGNRFWSQMVQDWEQVPMPRRAPTVHNPALVMDWLRFSSDSIVAYARMQVEVLRQVTPQIPVTQNLRAMTRDFDHFDMAEAIDFVSVDSDATIKTRSAENACYIDMMRSLKKQGVRAPGSADSGFWVMEHKAGNVNWADVNTLVRPGVVRLFSYQWISRGADGLLYFLWRQPRIGSEKFYGGILTHDGRADGRVYQEFKQVGTELEKLAPILKGTKVKADVAIVISPENDWNMRHVPQPTRHFSQREHVQLFYNAFHDRSIPVDFVRATEDLSAYRVVIAPSVQLLAGGEADLLKLYVMNGGTLVGTCNTGLVDEHHMAPDSGFPHDLTDLFGLEVMEFDPLPEGEENHLVMKGGFTATHLHPGRIWCDVIKPGACEILATFAKDFYAGSPAMTLNHFGSGQAIYLGTLSHQPFYLDLVSYLRQLCHLHPLLKVPESVEVSAREKDGTRIYFLLNHQNTPVRLNFFKPVHDFLTDRSFSGNYDLPPHGVLILDESIAHASEGAPHSP; this comes from the coding sequence ATGTACTTCGGCGTCGATTACTATCCCGAGCATTGGGTCTATCCCCATGCGGGTACTTCCGAGCATCCTGAGTCTCGTTGGCATCAAGATGTGGCGATGATGCTCGAGGCTGGCGTGAATGTCGTCCGGATGGGCGAGTTTGCCTGGGGGCTCTACGAGCCGGAGGAAGGTAAATTTGATTTTGCCTGGATGCATCGCATGATGGACATCCTGGGCGAGGCGGGGATCAAGGTGGTGTTGGGCACCCCCACCGCGGCGCCGCCGCTGTGGATGGCCCGCAACTATCCACAGATTTTGCCGATCGACAGCAGCGGTCTGCGGTTGCATGAGGGCACGCGTAGGGCCGTTTGCCTGAACAGTGACATTTTTCGGGATCGTTCTCAGCGTATCGTTCGGGAGTTGGCCAAGGCGCTGGGTCATCATTCTCAGCTGATCGCCTGGCAGGTCGATAACGGGCTAGGTGGCCACGGAACGGAATTCTCCTTCAACGAGGAAACCCGGCATGATTGGATCCAGTGGTTGAGGCTGAAGTACGAGACCATCGATCGGCTCAACGAGATGCATGGGAATCGGTTTTGGTCGCAGATGGTGCAAGACTGGGAGCAGGTGCCGATGCCTCGGCGAGCCCCCACCGTTCACAACCCGGCATTGGTGATGGACTGGCTGCGATTCAGCTCTGACAGCATCGTGGCCTATGCGCGGATGCAGGTGGAGGTGCTCCGTCAGGTTACTCCTCAGATTCCTGTTACTCAAAATCTACGGGCTATGACCCGGGACTTTGATCACTTCGATATGGCGGAGGCCATAGACTTCGTTTCCGTGGACAGCGACGCCACCATCAAGACTCGGTCCGCTGAGAACGCGTGTTACATTGACATGATGCGCTCTCTCAAGAAGCAGGGCGTGAGGGCTCCGGGGTCGGCGGACAGCGGGTTTTGGGTCATGGAGCATAAGGCGGGGAATGTGAACTGGGCTGATGTGAACACCCTCGTCCGCCCGGGGGTGGTGAGGCTCTTCAGTTACCAGTGGATTTCCAGGGGTGCCGATGGGCTGTTGTATTTCCTTTGGCGGCAACCGCGGATTGGCTCGGAGAAATTCTATGGGGGTATTTTAACGCATGATGGGCGGGCGGATGGACGCGTTTATCAGGAGTTTAAGCAGGTCGGTACTGAGCTGGAGAAGCTGGCGCCCATACTCAAGGGAACGAAGGTCAAAGCCGATGTGGCGATCGTGATCAGCCCGGAGAATGATTGGAATATGCGTCATGTGCCACAACCCACGCGCCATTTCTCGCAGCGCGAGCATGTGCAGCTGTTCTACAACGCCTTTCATGACCGAAGCATTCCGGTTGATTTTGTGCGGGCGACCGAGGATTTGTCGGCTTACCGAGTGGTCATTGCCCCTTCCGTTCAGCTTTTGGCTGGCGGAGAGGCAGATCTGCTCAAGCTCTATGTGATGAACGGTGGGACATTGGTTGGTACCTGCAACACGGGGCTGGTCGATGAGCATCATATGGCTCCGGACAGCGGCTTCCCGCATGATCTGACGGATCTGTTCGGTCTGGAAGTGATGGAGTTCGATCCTTTGCCCGAGGGCGAGGAAAACCACCTGGTGATGAAGGGAGGCTTTACGGCCACGCATCTTCATCCTGGGCGAATTTGGTGCGATGTGATCAAACCTGGGGCTTGCGAGATTCTGGCCACCTTTGCCAAGGATTTCTACGCGGGTTCGCCTGCCATGACCTTGAATCACTTCGGATCCGGGCAGGCGATCTACCTAGGGACACTCAGCCACCAGCCCTTCTATCTCGATCTCGTTTCCTACCTTCGTCAGCTGTGCCACCTGCATCCCTTGCTGAAGGTTCCCGAGTCGGTTGAGGTCAGTGCCCGGGAGAAGGACGGCACGCGGATCTATTTCTTATTGAACCATCAGAACACGCCGGTGCGGTTGAACTTTTTCAAGCCCGTGCATGATTTCCTGACGGATCGCTCCTTCTCTGGAAACTACGATCTACCGCCTCACGGGGTGCTCATCTTGGACGAGTCGATTGCGCATGCCTCCGAGGGGGCTCCCCATTCTCCATGA
- a CDS encoding DUF1015 domain-containing protein, whose amino-acid sequence MATLRPFAALRPKAELASRICELPYDVMSSEEARDMAAGNPLSFLHVSKPEIDLPPGTDLYSPAVYEKGRENLGRLIREGSLAQDSQKSFYLYRQIMGSHSQIGLVAAASCDEYLSNIVKKHELTRVDKEDDRVRHIETLNSQTGPVFLTYRASAQVDELVAKKIQEAPEVDFTSKDGVRHTSWGIRDAATIQTLQLAFAAIPFLYIADGHHRSAAAGRVYQARKGAGESGGFLAVVFPHNQMQILPYNRVLKDLNGMSPKGLLEKLDAVFIISDTPQASPSRKHELGLYLEGRWRTLHFRPSFAATQDPIEKLDVTLLQKYVLAPLFGIEDPRTSKRVNFVGGIRGTAELEKLVNSGEYSCAFSMYPTSIVDLMTIADAGGIMPPKSTWFEPKLRDAMFCHML is encoded by the coding sequence ATGGCTACTTTACGACCATTCGCCGCCCTCCGACCCAAAGCTGAACTCGCTTCCCGTATTTGCGAGCTACCTTACGACGTGATGTCGTCTGAGGAAGCCCGCGACATGGCGGCTGGAAATCCGCTCAGTTTCCTTCACGTCAGCAAGCCGGAGATCGACCTGCCTCCGGGAACTGATCTCTATTCGCCTGCGGTTTACGAGAAGGGCCGAGAAAACCTGGGACGCCTCATCCGCGAGGGATCCTTGGCTCAGGACTCGCAGAAGAGTTTCTATCTTTACCGTCAGATCATGGGGTCGCACAGCCAGATCGGTTTGGTTGCCGCGGCCAGCTGTGACGAGTACCTGAGCAACATCGTGAAGAAGCACGAGTTGACCCGGGTGGATAAGGAGGACGATCGGGTCCGGCATATTGAAACCCTTAATTCCCAAACGGGTCCGGTCTTCCTCACCTATCGTGCTTCGGCGCAGGTGGATGAGCTGGTTGCCAAGAAAATACAGGAAGCGCCCGAAGTTGACTTCACCTCGAAAGACGGCGTGCGGCATACTTCGTGGGGGATTCGTGATGCCGCGACCATTCAGACGTTGCAGCTGGCGTTTGCCGCTATCCCGTTTCTTTACATTGCCGACGGGCATCATCGCAGTGCGGCTGCTGGGCGGGTCTATCAGGCGAGAAAAGGCGCGGGCGAGAGCGGCGGATTCCTGGCCGTGGTATTCCCGCACAACCAGATGCAGATCCTGCCTTACAATCGGGTGCTCAAGGACCTTAATGGAATGAGTCCAAAGGGTTTGCTCGAGAAGCTCGACGCGGTGTTCATCATCAGCGATACGCCTCAAGCGAGCCCCAGTCGGAAGCATGAGCTGGGGCTTTATCTGGAGGGCCGGTGGCGGACGCTGCACTTCCGCCCATCGTTTGCCGCGACCCAGGATCCCATCGAGAAACTGGATGTGACCCTATTGCAAAAGTATGTGTTGGCTCCCCTCTTCGGGATTGAGGATCCACGCACTAGCAAGCGAGTGAACTTTGTCGGGGGCATCCGGGGGACAGCCGAGTTGGAGAAGTTGGTGAACAGCGGGGAATACTCCTGTGCATTTTCCATGTATCCGACGAGCATCGTTGATTTGATGACCATCGCTGACGCCGGAGGGATTATGCCTCCCAAGAGCACTTGGTTTGAGCCGAAGCTTCGGGATGCGATGTTTTGTCACATGCTTTAA
- the floA gene encoding flotillin-like protein FloA (flotillin-like protein involved in membrane lipid rafts) has translation MRQLTELVGGSGLVFLFLLLALFVVALVVLNFGMIYIRAWFSQAKVTFIELINLRMRRVPVGAIVDARITAIKSGIELTTDDLSTHHLAGGNFEMVVQALIAARKAGIHLNFDRACAVDLATKGTGKTVLEAVKTSVNPRVIDCPNPSSGKVTIDAVAKDGIAVKVKARVTVRTNLDRFVGGATEETIIARVGEGIVSTIGSSQSYKDVLENPDRISKTVLDKALDSNTAFEILSIDIADVDVGENVGAKLQAEQAEANKLVAQAQAEVRRAAAVALEQEMVARTQEARARVVESEAQIPLAMAESFRNGNLGVMDYYRMRNVQADTSMRETLAGGASTSGGKTSGS, from the coding sequence ATGAGACAACTAACAGAACTAGTGGGTGGCAGTGGATTGGTATTTCTGTTTTTGCTGCTGGCGTTGTTCGTGGTGGCGCTGGTGGTTTTGAACTTCGGTATGATCTACATCCGGGCCTGGTTCTCGCAGGCCAAGGTGACTTTTATTGAGCTGATCAATCTCCGGATGCGGCGGGTTCCCGTGGGAGCGATCGTCGACGCGCGGATCACCGCCATCAAATCGGGGATCGAGCTGACCACCGACGACCTGTCCACCCATCATTTGGCGGGTGGGAACTTTGAGATGGTGGTTCAGGCGCTGATTGCGGCCCGCAAGGCTGGGATTCATCTGAATTTCGACCGTGCCTGCGCGGTGGACTTGGCCACGAAGGGCACTGGAAAAACGGTGTTGGAGGCGGTGAAGACCTCAGTGAATCCGCGTGTGATCGACTGTCCGAACCCGAGCTCTGGAAAGGTGACGATCGACGCGGTGGCCAAGGATGGGATTGCGGTCAAGGTTAAGGCTCGCGTCACGGTGCGGACCAACTTAGATCGTTTCGTAGGGGGTGCCACGGAGGAGACCATCATAGCCCGGGTAGGCGAGGGGATTGTTTCGACCATTGGTTCCTCCCAAAGTTACAAGGATGTCCTCGAGAACCCGGATCGGATTTCCAAGACGGTCCTCGACAAAGCCCTCGACAGCAACACGGCCTTCGAAATTTTGTCGATCGACATTGCCGATGTCGATGTTGGTGAGAATGTGGGTGCCAAGCTCCAGGCTGAACAGGCGGAGGCGAACAAGCTGGTGGCCCAGGCTCAGGCCGAGGTTCGACGGGCGGCTGCTGTGGCTCTGGAGCAGGAGATGGTGGCTCGGACGCAGGAAGCCAGAGCGCGGGTGGTGGAATCGGAGGCGCAGATTCCTTTGGCCATGGCGGAGTCCTTCCGCAACGGCAATCTGGGTGTCATGGACTACTATCGCATGCGCAATGTGCAGGCGGACACGTCTATGCGAGAAACCTTGGCCGGAGGGGCTTCCACGAGCGGCGGCAAGACTTCCGGCAGTTAG
- a CDS encoding MogA/MoaB family molybdenum cofactor biosynthesis protein, protein MQIQVGIITISDRASQGLYDDLGGPALKQAALAYGWQVLAEALVPDERREIQRAIREQIHRGCGLVLTTGGTGVALRDVTPEAVREIAIRELPGFGEVMRAESMKITHNAILSRNLAAVVEKSLVICLPGKPTGAVECLSFVVKAIPHCVEVLQEVPTSC, encoded by the coding sequence ATGCAGATTCAAGTCGGCATTATCACCATTTCGGACCGGGCATCGCAGGGTCTCTACGACGACCTGGGCGGTCCGGCGTTGAAGCAAGCGGCCTTGGCTTACGGTTGGCAGGTGCTGGCGGAGGCGTTGGTTCCCGATGAGCGTCGTGAGATTCAGCGGGCGATTCGGGAACAGATTCATCGAGGCTGCGGATTGGTGCTCACCACTGGAGGCACGGGAGTTGCCCTTCGCGATGTCACTCCGGAAGCGGTTCGAGAGATCGCCATTCGCGAACTCCCCGGATTTGGAGAAGTCATGCGCGCCGAATCGATGAAAATCACCCATAACGCCATCCTGTCCCGCAATCTGGCGGCCGTCGTGGAGAAGTCCCTGGTGATTTGTCTTCCGGGCAAGCCCACGGGTGCGGTGGAATGTCTCAGTTTTGTGGTTAAGGCGATCCCGCATTGTGTCGAGGTGCTGCAAGAGGTGCCGACCAGCTGCTGA
- a CDS encoding acetylxylan esterase — translation MQTGLGNCSKNPFNASPGLSGSWAGLWLLLASLASAYSADSTNAYLAFVRARAAELHASHPAAATLADWKQKAPLLREQIQASWGKVSSAPAGLNPRILGVIQREGYRIERLVFQTLPGMWMTANAYVPDRPGRSPALLAVHGHWAGAKQDPVVQARCIGPAKLGYFVLAVDAFGAGERGVGKALGEYHGDMTAATLLPSGLTLAGIQVFENSRAVDYLCNRPEVDRQRIAITGASGGGNQTMYAGAWDARFDAVIPVCSVGNYQAYLGAACCLCEVIPGALNYTEEGGILALTAPRALLVMSASRDARQFSAPEAAQSIAQAALSYQWYNLPSHLAHAVFESGHDYSQPMRERLYGWLAKHLRQARSEEPISEPDFQTEPPESLRCFPGTTRPDDWITLPQFAAREANRVLQSRKWPATLREWKSRQSDLVDQLQTAIALPSSRPRPHAVEIRTRTNDTNLEILFSPEPGIRLKALYHPGSRLDRTAVVLDLEGTAKAEQRPLPQRLKAAGWSVTTLDLRATGDLAWPGDKIGRAPDHTTAEWGLWIGRPLLGQWTADVLSLLDVLGQVESRKPTQIGLVGFGPAGLVAYSVAALDHRVGAVMTEGTLASYVSNLPYENQRLGTIVPGILRTTGDIPHLIALLAPRPVWIDSPVNGTGQPLTPEDQAKVLSPSALAWTWFGQDRSFKQKAALSDEERVEFLERSMR, via the coding sequence ATGCAAACAGGCTTGGGCAACTGCTCAAAAAATCCATTCAACGCATCCCCAGGACTGAGTGGCAGTTGGGCAGGCCTATGGCTTCTACTCGCATCGCTAGCGAGCGCTTACTCCGCCGACTCGACCAATGCCTACCTCGCATTCGTGAGAGCACGCGCGGCAGAATTACACGCCTCGCACCCGGCTGCTGCAACGCTGGCGGACTGGAAGCAGAAAGCTCCCCTCCTTCGCGAGCAAATCCAAGCGTCGTGGGGGAAGGTTTCCTCGGCACCAGCAGGTCTGAACCCGCGAATTTTAGGGGTCATCCAGCGGGAGGGCTATCGAATCGAGCGACTGGTGTTCCAAACTTTACCAGGAATGTGGATGACCGCAAACGCGTACGTTCCCGACCGCCCAGGCCGCTCGCCTGCTCTGCTGGCCGTTCATGGGCACTGGGCGGGGGCTAAACAAGATCCAGTGGTTCAGGCGCGCTGCATCGGTCCGGCTAAACTGGGGTACTTCGTCCTCGCAGTCGACGCCTTCGGAGCCGGTGAACGTGGCGTCGGCAAGGCATTGGGCGAATATCACGGGGACATGACCGCTGCCACACTCCTCCCCTCCGGGCTCACGCTGGCGGGCATCCAGGTGTTCGAAAATAGCCGCGCGGTCGATTATCTTTGCAACCGACCCGAGGTAGACCGTCAACGCATCGCTATCACGGGAGCGAGCGGCGGAGGGAACCAGACCATGTACGCCGGAGCGTGGGATGCCCGCTTCGATGCCGTGATCCCAGTCTGCTCCGTCGGAAACTACCAGGCCTATCTCGGAGCAGCCTGCTGCCTGTGCGAGGTGATCCCCGGCGCCCTCAACTACACCGAAGAGGGGGGGATCCTCGCTCTCACCGCGCCGCGCGCTCTCCTGGTGATGAGTGCAAGTCGCGATGCCAGGCAGTTCTCGGCACCCGAAGCCGCCCAGTCCATCGCCCAAGCAGCACTCTCCTATCAGTGGTACAATCTACCTTCGCACCTCGCCCACGCCGTTTTTGAGTCGGGCCATGATTACAGCCAGCCGATGCGTGAGCGACTCTATGGGTGGCTTGCCAAGCACCTCAGGCAGGCCCGCTCGGAGGAGCCGATCTCGGAGCCTGACTTCCAGACCGAGCCCCCCGAGTCCCTTCGCTGCTTCCCCGGGACAACCCGGCCAGACGACTGGATCACATTACCCCAATTCGCCGCTCGAGAGGCAAACCGGGTGCTCCAGTCGAGGAAGTGGCCCGCCACGCTTCGCGAATGGAAGTCACGGCAGTCTGATCTCGTAGATCAGTTGCAAACAGCCATCGCCCTGCCCTCAAGTCGCCCGCGACCGCACGCTGTGGAGATCAGGACCCGGACCAACGACACAAACCTCGAGATCCTTTTCAGCCCAGAGCCAGGCATTCGGCTCAAGGCGCTCTATCATCCAGGAAGCCGCCTGGACCGCACCGCCGTCGTGCTGGATCTCGAAGGCACGGCGAAAGCCGAGCAACGCCCTCTGCCCCAGCGGCTCAAGGCCGCTGGGTGGAGTGTGACGACACTGGATCTGCGCGCCACCGGAGATCTCGCCTGGCCGGGAGACAAAATCGGACGTGCCCCTGATCATACCACGGCCGAATGGGGATTGTGGATCGGGCGCCCATTGCTGGGTCAATGGACAGCGGATGTTCTGTCGCTCTTGGATGTGTTAGGACAAGTCGAATCGCGAAAACCAACCCAGATCGGGCTCGTCGGATTTGGCCCAGCCGGTCTGGTCGCCTATTCGGTCGCCGCTCTGGATCATCGCGTCGGAGCGGTGATGACCGAAGGCACACTCGCAAGCTACGTGTCCAACCTCCCCTACGAGAACCAACGTCTCGGGACGATCGTGCCCGGAATTCTCCGCACGACGGGTGATATCCCGCATCTCATCGCTCTCCTCGCTCCTCGTCCGGTGTGGATCGATTCGCCCGTGAACGGAACGGGTCAACCACTAACGCCTGAAGATCAAGCTAAGGTCCTCAGCCCTTCCGCCCTGGCCTGGACCTGGTTTGGGCAGGATCGATCGTTCAAGCAGAAGGCGGCCCTATCCGATGAGGAACGAGTCGAGTTTCTGGAACGGTCCATGCGTTAG